The Panicum virgatum strain AP13 chromosome 5K, P.virgatum_v5, whole genome shotgun sequence genome has a window encoding:
- the LOC120710146 gene encoding myb-related protein Zm38-like has translation MTRKQPAAGAGATRAALRRGAWTPEEDELLARAVAREGEGQWRTLPRRAGLLRCGKSCRLRWMNYLRPDIKRGPIAADEEDLIVRLHRLLGNRWSLIAGRLPGRTDNEIKNYWNSHLSKKLIRRGIDPRTHMPLAAAAATSHYSNNRDAAAAAAAPDKTPPPLPVLKPTVAAPPPPLTEQPSSSSGAGVGGGDFPAMTGLGADFFEGLGDPFCALDAAGRGGFDIGCPMIDDGTFSSFLDALYVSSEQFEHLQATNLQKKRYWDV, from the exons ATGACGCGGAAGCAGCCAGCGGCTGGCGCGGGGGCGACGAGGGCGGCGCTGAGGCGGGGGGCGTGGAcgccggaggaggacgagctcCTGGCGCGGGCCGTGGCGCGGGAGGGGGAGGGCCAGTGGCGCACgctgccgcggcgcgcgggcctGCTGCGCTGCGGCAAGAGCTGCCGCCTCCGCTGGATGAACTACCTCAGGCCGGACATCAAGCGCGGGCCCAtcgccgccgacgaggaggaCCTCATCGTCCGCCTCCACCGCCTGCTCGGCAACCG GTGGTCGCTGATCGCCGGGCGGCTGCCGGGGCGCACGGACAACGAGATCAAGAACTACTGGAACTCCCACCTCAGCAAGAAGCTCATCAGGCGGGGCATCGACCCGCGGACGCACATGCCGCTGGCCGCAGCGGCTGCTACCTCCCACTACTCCAACAACCGcgacgcagcagcagcagctgctgctcccGACAAGaccccaccgccgctgccggtgCTGAAGCctacggtggcggcgccgccgccaccgctgacAGAGCAGCCGAGCTcgtcctccggcgccggcgttgGAGGCGGCGACTTCCCCGCCATGACGGGCCTCGGCGCCGATTTCTTCGAAGGATTGGGCGATCCGTTCTGCGCCCTGGACGCCGCAGGCCGTGGCGGCTTCGACATTGGCTGCCCCATGATCGACGACGGCACCTTCTCCTCGTTCCTGGACGCGTTG TATGTGTCTAGTGAGCAGTTTGAGCACCTGCAGGCAACAAACCTGCAG AAGAAAAGATACTGGGATGTCTGA